The Stegostoma tigrinum isolate sSteTig4 chromosome 41, sSteTig4.hap1, whole genome shotgun sequence genome has a window encoding:
- the LOC125448410 gene encoding hepatic and glial cell adhesion molecule-like — translation MDIKGARTIGIINMVLLMTTTVFPLSVNLKEDVIYGISGEAIFLEASYHVEPSSRLHSIIWKVDNAGATRILQYIVSKNTTLPSSPYRNRIQFDSETGTLRLSNFSQLDQGTYQITVTAEDGAEDKASALVTLYEPIVGVMVTMMPNDTTSVWNVTLSCSAERGTQPEFSWTKDWKNVTETERLSIINSGQTLVMHMVSAEDCGIYTCRVANQLSNKTQSMNFLASPSFPQCRRNPSSPKRNHYLPVVVLVAFGIALASLVIYFTKVSKLALQRTRPKNPVSKERE, via the exons ATGGATATAAAGGGAGCGAGGACAATTGGGATCATCAACATGGTGCTCCTCATGACCA ccactgtgtttccgCTGAGCGTCAATCTAAAAGAGGATGTGATTTACGGGATCAGTGGGGAGGCCATATTCCTCGAGGCCAGTTATCACGTGGAGCCCTCGAGCAGACTGCACAGCATCATTTGGAAGGTGGACAATGCCGGCGCCACCCGTATCCTTCAGTACATTGTCAGCAAGAACACAACACTTCCATCCAGCCCATACCGCAATCGCATCCAGTTTGACAGTGAGACGGGCACCCTCAGACTCTCCAACTTCTCTCAGCTTGACCAAGGCACCTACCAGATCACAGTGACCGCTGAGGATGGTGCAGAAGACAAAGCCTCTGCTCTGGTCACCCTGTACG AGCCCATTGTAGGGGTCATGGTTACCATGATGCCCAACGATACCACCTCCGTGTGGAATGTAACTCTGAGTTGCTCCGCAGAGCGTGGCACTCAACCGGAATTCTCCTGGACAAAGGATTGGAAGAAcgtcacagagacagagaggttgTCCATCATTAATTCTGGACAGACTCTAGTTATGCACATGGTCAGTGCAGAGGACTGTGGGATCTACACATGCCGTGTTGCAAATCAACTCAGCAACAAGACGCAGAGCATGAATTTTTTAG CATCTCCAAGCTTCCCTCAGTGCAGGAGAAATCCGAGCTCACCGAAGAGAAACCATTACCTGCCTGTTGTCGTACTTGTGGCCTTTGGCATCGCATTAGCGAGCTTGGTGATATATTTCACAAAAG TCAGTAAACTCGCTCTCCAGAGGACCAGGCCAAAGAATCCAGTGAGCAAGGAGCGAGAATGA